One Chionomys nivalis chromosome 23 unlocalized genomic scaffold, mChiNiv1.1 SUPER_23_unloc_1, whole genome shotgun sequence genomic window carries:
- the Prrg2 gene encoding transmembrane gamma-carboxyglutamic acid protein 2, with translation MRGHPSLLLVYMGLTTCLDTLPYEEQNQVLDIFLNPPEAQSFLVGRRRVPRANHWDLELLTPGNLERECHEERCSWEEAREYFEDNTLTERYWERYTYNGKGGRGRVDVAGLAVGLTSGILLIVLAGLGAFWYLHYRRQRRLRVQESSQQETGLISPLTPPTPLIPPLPPGLPTYEQALAASGVHDAPPPPYSSLRRPH, from the exons ATGAGGGGCCATCCTTCCCTGCTCTTAGTCTATATGGGATTGACCACCTGCCTGGACACCTTACCTTATGAAGAGCAAAACCAAG TTCTTGACATCTTCCTGAATCCTCCGGAGGCCCAGAGTTTCCTAGTTGGCCGCAGGCGGGTTCCTCGGGCTAACCACTGGGACCTGGAGTTGCTGACCCCTGGAAACCTGGAGCGGGAGTGTCACGAGGAGAGGTGCTCCTGGGAGGAGGCCCGGGAATACTTTGAGGATAACACACTGACG GAACGCTACTGGGAACGTTACACCTACAATGGCAAGGGAG GGCGTGGACGAGTAGATGTTGCAGGCTTGGCGGTGGGACTGACCTCTGGGATCCTGCTCATCGTCTTGGCTGGCTTGGGAGCCTTTTGGTATCTGCATTACCGACGGCAGCGCCGACTCAGAGTGCAGGAGTCCAGTCAGCAAGA GACCGGGCTCATCAGTCCCCTGACTCCCCCGACGCCCTTGATTCCACCCTTACCTCCAGGCCTTCCCACTTACGAGCAGGCGTTAGCAGCCTCGGGTGTGCACGACGCCCCTCCGCCCCCTTACTCCAG CCTCCGAAGGCCTCACTGA